GCCTTCTGATACACCAGGGTTTTCTGACCCGCAGGTGCCtcttgacccactggggttgtctgaccCTCCAGTGTCTCCAGACCAAGTGCCTCCTAATACACCAGATTTGTTTGACCTGCTGGAGTCCCCTGGCCCACTGGAGTTGTCTGGCCCACTAGTGCCTCCCGACCCAGTGCCTTCTGATACACCAGGGTTGTTTGGCCCACCAGTGCCTCCTGAGCCAGTGCCTCCTGATACACCAGGGTTTTCTGATTCACAGGTggctcctgacccactggggttgtctgaccCACTGGGGTCTGCTGACCCAGTGCCTTCTGATACACCAGGCTTGTCTGACCCGCAGGTGCCtcttgacccactggggttgtctgaccCTCCAGTGCCTCCAGACCAAGTGCCTCCTAATACACCAGATTTGTTTGACCTGCTGGTGCCCCCTGAACCACTGGAGTTGTCTGGCCCACTATTGCCTCCTGACCCAGTACCTCCtgatacaccacggttgtctggcCCACCAGTGCTTCCTGAGCCAGTGCCTCCTGATACACTAGGGTTGTTTTACTCGTAGGTGGCTCCTGACTCACTGGGGTTTTCTGACCCACTGGGGTCTCCTGACCCAGTGCCTCCTAATACACCAGGGTTGTCTGACCTGCAGGTGCCTCTTGACCCACTTGGGTTGTCTGACCCTCTGGTGCCTGCTGATCCAGTGCCTCCTAATACATCAGGGTTGTCTGACCCTTCAGTGCCTCCAGACCAAGTGCCTTCTAATACACCTGATTTGTTTGACCTGCTGATGCCCCCTCACCCACTGGAGTTGTCTGGCCTACTAGTGCTTCCTGACCCATTGCCTCCTTATACACCAGGGTTGTCTGGCCCACCAGTGCCTCCTGAGCCAGTGCCTCCTGATACACCAGGGTTGTCTGAACCGCAGGTGCCTCTTAACCAGCTTGGGTTGTCTGATCCTCTGGTGCCTGCTGACCCAGTGCCTTCTGATACACCAGGGTTGTCTGACTCGCATGTCCCTTCTGACCCACTGGGATGTCTGACCCATCAGTGCCCCCTGAGCCAGTGCCTCCTGATACACCAGGGTTGTCTGACCCGCAGGTGCTTCCTTACCCACTGGGGTTGTTTGACCCTCTGGTGCCTGCTGACCGTGTGCCTCCTGATACACCAGGGTTGTCTGGCTTGCAGGTGCCCCCTCACCCACTGAGGTTGTCTGACCCTCTGGTGCCTGCTGACCCAGTACCTTCTAATACATCAGGGTTGTCTGATTTGCAggtgcctcctgacccactggggttgtctgaccCTCTGGTGCCTGTTGACCCAGTGACTCCTAATACACCAGGGTTGTCTGACTCGCAGGTgcttcctgacccactggggttatcTGACCCACCGGTGTCTCCTGACCCAGAGCCTCCTGACACACCTGGGTTGTCTGACTCGCAGGTGCCTCCTGACCTACTGCCTCTCATACACCAGGGTTGACTGACTCACAGATGCCTCCTGACCCAAAGCCTTGTGGCCCACTGTGGCTGTCTGACCTGCTGATGCCTCCTGAACCAAAGTCTCTGCTCTATGCTTtaggccctcctcagctccatgTGTCAGGTCTTCCTCAGCTCCATGCCCTAGGCCCATGTCTGCTCCACACCACAGGCACTCCAGCTATGTATACACTCCACCAGCCGTTAACCCAGACTACACATCTATGTCACAAGTATATATAGATGAAGTGCCTGATTCTGTTGGGTACTCCAGCTAATACCCaagacatataaaataaataaaataaatactctaCAAAAAGTCAACCAGTTGGCAAAATTAGATGAATTATTAAACAAGTAGTTCACAACATGGAAACAAATCTTTCTTAAACATGTTAAGCATATTATCAGTACTGTGCAGTTCAAGATTATTGTATAGTTTTTTACAATACACAATGTAAAGAAGCAAAAAATAATGAAGACTTGGTAGCAAAATGAAAggaaatgagagaaaaaaatcttTGAACAGTGTACTATTAGTTTGACTGTCACAATTAAAGTAAATTCTTGAAGTGAAATAATAAATGAGTTTCAGCTTGTTTCTTACTGCATTTTTTTAACCTGATATATTTCAATAGTAAACTTGCAATAAGATGCATGAATTGTGATTGGGATTATTAAGctattagtttattttgttaGTATATACTATAACTATTCAAGTTTAAGAATCATTTTACAAAATGAG
Above is a genomic segment from Danio aesculapii chromosome 20, fDanAes4.1, whole genome shotgun sequence containing:
- the LOC130247928 gene encoding S-antigen protein, coding for MGLGHGAEEDLTHGAEEGLKHRAETLVQEASAGQTATVGHKALGQEASVLGQQAPEGQTTSVGEGAPASQTTLVYQEAHGQQAPEGQTTPVGKEAPAGQTTLVYQEALAQGALMGGTGSGSTGGPDNRGVSGGTGSGGNSGPDNSSGSGGTSRSNKSGVLGGTWSGGTGGSDNPSGSRGTCGSDKPGVSEGTGSADPSGSDNPSGSGATCESENPGVSGGTGSGGTGGPNNPGVSEGTGSGGTSGPDNSSGPGDSSRSNKSGVLGGTWSGDTGGSDNPSGSRGTCGSENPGVSEGTGSGGTGESDTPDGQEAPASQTTLVYQEALGQEAPVGQTTPVGQELTANQTTLVYQEALGQEVPLGQTTPVGQEEPASQKNLVY